In 'Nostoc azollae' 0708, the following are encoded in one genomic region:
- a CDS encoding ribulose bisphosphate carboxylase small subunit → MSYYIAPSFLDKLAVHITKNFLNLPGIRVPLILGIHGRKGEGKSFQCELVFDKMGIETTLISGGELESSDAGDPARLIRLRYRETAELIKVRGKMCVLMINDLDAGAGRFDEGTQYTVNTQLVNATLMNIADSPTDVQLPGSYDSNPTRRVPIIVTGNDFSTLYAPLTRDGRMEKFYWEPNRDDKVGMVGGIFAEDALLQREIEQLVDNFAYQSIDFFSTLRSRIYDEQIREFIHTIGFENVSSRVVNSAEGPPAFKRPNFSLSHLIDSGKFMVAEQKRVETSQLVDEYNRLNRGKSYQPAASIAETPVSQVSLKKEELSNTHLTLDIQAQVRNILSQGYKIGIEHIDERHFRTGSWQSCGTIHAHAESDAISALESCLAEYSGEYVRLVGIDPQVKKRVVETIIQRP, encoded by the coding sequence ATGAGTTATTATATTGCTCCCAGCTTTCTCGATAAACTTGCTGTTCATATCACCAAAAACTTCTTGAATCTTCCTGGTATTCGAGTTCCCTTAATTTTAGGTATTCATGGACGCAAAGGTGAAGGAAAATCTTTTCAATGTGAATTAGTCTTTGACAAAATGGGTATTGAAACAACTTTGATTTCTGGGGGAGAGTTAGAAAGTTCAGATGCAGGAGATCCAGCACGGCTGATTAGGTTACGTTATCGGGAAACAGCAGAATTAATCAAGGTACGTGGAAAAATGTGCGTACTTATGATTAATGATTTAGATGCTGGTGCAGGACGCTTTGATGAAGGTACTCAATATACAGTAAATACCCAGTTGGTAAATGCCACACTGATGAATATTGCTGATAGTCCCACAGATGTGCAGTTACCAGGAAGTTACGATTCTAACCCGACTCGTCGCGTACCAATTATAGTGACAGGTAATGATTTCTCTACTCTTTACGCACCATTGACTCGAGATGGACGGATGGAAAAATTTTACTGGGAACCTAACCGTGATGACAAGGTGGGAATGGTTGGGGGAATCTTTGCAGAAGATGCACTTTTGCAGCGAGAAATTGAGCAATTAGTTGATAATTTTGCTTATCAATCTATTGACTTCTTTAGTACTTTACGTTCCCGCATTTATGATGAACAAATCCGCGAGTTTATTCATACAATCGGTTTTGAAAATGTATCCTCGCGGGTGGTTAATAGTGCAGAAGGTCCACCAGCTTTTAAACGGCCTAATTTCAGCCTATCCCATTTAATTGATTCTGGTAAATTCATGGTAGCTGAACAAAAACGGGTGGAAACTTCCCAGTTAGTTGATGAATATAATCGTTTAAATCGCGGTAAAAGCTATCAACCTGCTGCATCTATTGCCGAAACACCCGTTAGTCAAGTTTCTCTTAAAAAAGAAGAATTATCAAATACTCATTTAACTTTAGATATCCAAGCACAAGTCCGCAACATCTTATCTCAAGGTTACAAAATTGGGATTGAACACATAGATGAACGTCATTTTCGTACTGGTTCTTGGCAAAGTTGCGGTACTATTCATGCTCATGCTGAATCGGATGCTATTTCAGCTTTAGAATCTTGCTTAGCTGAATATAGTGGTGAATATGTGCGCTTGGTAGGAATTGACCCACAAGTAAAAAAACGGGTGGTGGAAACTATTATTCAACGTCCGTAA